In Actinomyces radicidentis, one genomic interval encodes:
- the rpmB gene encoding 50S ribosomal protein L28: protein MAAVCDVCGKGPIFGKSVSHSHVRTNRRWNPNIQRVRALVNGAPKRLNVCTSCLKAGKVTRNV from the coding sequence GTGGCTGCTGTGTGCGACGTCTGCGGCAAGGGCCCCATCTTCGGCAAGAGCGTCTCGCACTCCCACGTGCGGACCAACCGCCGGTGGAACCCCAACATCCAGCGTGTGCGTGCTCTCGTGAACGGCGCCCCCAAGCGCCTCAACGTGTGCACGTCCTGCCTCAAGGCCGGCAAGGTCACGCGCAACGTCTGA
- a CDS encoding alpha/beta hydrolase — protein MSAVAGPEWFDAHLDPAYRAALDAFETLVPSSIDDLDAEGRRAAQATTFLPEPEWVAERVTWHDVWVPSPDPGREVRLRVYQPRTGEHERPAVLCVHGGGMWAGTIESEHTIFAGIADRNDAVCVSVDYRLAPEHPFPAGLDDVMVGLRWLANEACALRVDPARIALYGGSAGGGLVLGAALRSRDEGGPSVCFVQALYPMIDDTSSTPSSYQVIRHGAGVWSRANNVEGWGWYLDGQDPSIYAAPARASVDQLRGLSPVYLDVGELDLFRDEDLALAARLSAAGVPVELHLTPGLFHGAENVAPDARASERIFSYRYAAMARHLGR, from the coding sequence GTGAGCGCCGTCGCTGGGCCGGAGTGGTTCGATGCCCACCTAGATCCCGCGTATCGCGCAGCTCTGGATGCCTTCGAGACATTGGTTCCATCGTCGATCGACGATCTAGACGCGGAAGGTCGACGTGCTGCACAGGCAACGACCTTCCTACCTGAACCGGAGTGGGTTGCTGAACGTGTTACCTGGCACGACGTCTGGGTGCCCTCGCCAGATCCAGGACGTGAGGTGCGGCTCCGCGTTTATCAGCCCCGCACCGGTGAGCACGAGCGGCCCGCCGTGCTGTGTGTGCACGGGGGTGGTATGTGGGCGGGGACCATCGAGTCCGAGCACACGATCTTTGCTGGGATCGCGGACCGGAACGATGCTGTCTGCGTCTCCGTCGACTACCGGCTTGCACCTGAGCATCCATTCCCTGCGGGGCTCGACGACGTGATGGTTGGGCTCAGGTGGCTCGCCAACGAGGCCTGTGCCCTTCGCGTCGATCCTGCGCGGATCGCCCTCTACGGCGGGAGCGCCGGAGGAGGGCTCGTGCTCGGTGCTGCCCTCCGCTCCCGTGATGAGGGTGGACCATCCGTTTGCTTCGTGCAGGCCCTGTATCCGATGATTGACGACACCTCGAGCACGCCGTCGTCGTACCAGGTTATTCGGCACGGTGCCGGCGTGTGGAGCCGTGCGAACAACGTCGAGGGCTGGGGGTGGTATCTGGACGGACAGGATCCCTCGATCTACGCCGCTCCGGCGCGCGCGTCAGTCGATCAGCTCAGGGGCCTCTCGCCCGTGTACCTCGATGTCGGCGAGCTCGACCTCTTCCGGGACGAGGATCTTGCTCTCGCAGCTCGGCTGAGCGCGGCTGGCGTGCCGGTTGAGCTGCACCTGACTCCCGGCCTTTTCCACGGGGCCGAGAACGTCGCACCCGATGCGCGGGCCAGCGAACGGATCTTTTCCTACCGCTACGCGGCGATGGCTCGTCACCTCGGTCGCTGA
- a CDS encoding alpha/beta hydrolase family protein, translating to MHQQYVEIQGSSGILRGTAYLPETGEPRPVAVLCHGFGGTRWEGGLLPDIGRALAEKGVAALAVDRTGQGESDGSFFDVTVQRDVDDVEHILDYARSLKEMDPQDVHLMGISLGAVVATIVAALRPDQVRSLSLMSTACSFADEIRGGKLQGMPLFVIDEQGYLDFYGHRLGPAIVEASKDIDLFEAARGFQGPVRLLHGEKDFIPVEYVRRYLDVYGDQADLTVSPTADHGWTNVSDRDLVESEIVNFIARHARGVQ from the coding sequence ATGCACCAGCAGTACGTCGAGATCCAGGGGAGTTCCGGAATCCTTCGAGGTACCGCATATCTCCCAGAGACAGGAGAGCCGAGGCCCGTCGCGGTCCTGTGCCACGGCTTCGGGGGGACGCGGTGGGAGGGGGGCTTGCTCCCCGATATTGGTCGAGCACTCGCAGAGAAGGGTGTCGCCGCCCTCGCGGTTGATCGAACGGGCCAGGGCGAGTCCGACGGCTCATTCTTCGATGTGACGGTGCAGCGGGACGTTGACGACGTCGAGCACATCCTCGATTACGCCCGGTCGCTCAAGGAGATGGACCCTCAGGATGTCCACCTGATGGGAATCAGCCTCGGAGCGGTCGTCGCGACGATCGTCGCCGCTCTTCGGCCGGACCAGGTCCGCAGCCTCAGTCTCATGTCAACGGCGTGCTCGTTCGCGGACGAGATCCGCGGCGGGAAGCTCCAGGGCATGCCTCTGTTCGTCATCGATGAGCAGGGATACCTCGACTTCTACGGGCACCGCCTCGGGCCGGCGATCGTCGAGGCCTCGAAGGACATCGATCTCTTCGAGGCGGCCAGGGGATTCCAGGGACCCGTTCGGCTGCTTCATGGTGAGAAGGACTTCATCCCGGTCGAGTACGTGCGCCGGTACCTCGATGTCTACGGTGATCAGGCGGACCTGACCGTCAGCCCGACGGCTGACCATGGTTGGACCAACGTTTCCGACCGCGACCTGGTGGAGTCTGAGATCGTCAACTTCATCGCACGGCACGCGCGGGGTGTCCAGTGA
- a CDS encoding MFS transporter, with protein sequence MTSSAIRTPSPWWVAFAAGMATFVDQVAIMGFGTALVLYQSAGAITPSNVGVLTSLSTIALAIGALTGGRLGDRFGRRTIFLLTMVLIAVGTGLAAWSTSFPALVLSFILFGVGTGADLPVALATISEAASDDNRARLVTFSNLLGTLGITTAIGCGILFGGLGIVGGRIIFGVACASAVVGLLLRLTVPESTAWRQARAESERGALTVRARHSSVRDLLTGEYVRPLWILLTYYTLATIAVLVAGQFSTYVAVNLAGMSVQSYSSVSMLALPAAIIGALWFMKIADTPKRIRYYVAGSLGVVASNAIPALLGFTPVTVITSLVLSTFAGAFCYEIIMKVWTQESFPTLLRSTAQGVVYSVARFAAAILAIFTPTLLGMNARVLYGVLSVVVGVGFLVGYLGFRNVRGTVFDVEAEPESLSETAVPAEV encoded by the coding sequence ATGACCTCATCAGCAATCAGGACGCCTTCCCCGTGGTGGGTCGCGTTCGCGGCCGGAATGGCAACCTTCGTCGATCAGGTCGCCATCATGGGCTTCGGCACCGCCCTCGTCCTCTACCAATCTGCCGGAGCCATCACTCCGAGCAACGTTGGTGTCCTCACCTCGCTCTCGACGATCGCGCTGGCGATCGGGGCGCTCACCGGTGGGCGTCTAGGCGACCGTTTCGGTCGACGCACCATCTTTCTGCTGACGATGGTTCTCATTGCGGTCGGTACCGGTCTGGCTGCGTGGTCGACCAGTTTCCCTGCCCTCGTGCTGAGCTTCATCTTGTTCGGAGTGGGCACGGGCGCGGACCTACCGGTCGCGCTTGCGACGATCTCGGAGGCAGCGAGCGACGACAATCGTGCGCGGCTCGTCACCTTCTCGAACCTGCTCGGGACGCTGGGTATTACAACGGCAATCGGTTGTGGGATCCTCTTCGGGGGCCTTGGAATCGTCGGCGGCCGGATCATCTTCGGCGTGGCGTGTGCTTCGGCCGTGGTAGGGCTCCTCCTCCGGCTGACTGTGCCTGAGTCCACTGCGTGGCGTCAGGCTCGCGCCGAGTCGGAGCGCGGAGCCCTCACCGTCCGAGCCCGGCACAGTTCCGTCCGCGATCTCCTGACGGGCGAGTACGTCCGTCCGCTATGGATCCTCCTCACGTACTACACGCTTGCGACTATTGCTGTGCTGGTGGCCGGTCAGTTCTCGACCTATGTGGCTGTCAACCTTGCCGGCATGTCGGTGCAGAGCTACTCGAGCGTCTCGATGCTGGCGTTGCCTGCTGCGATCATCGGGGCGCTGTGGTTCATGAAGATCGCTGATACGCCCAAGCGCATTCGGTACTACGTCGCAGGCTCGCTTGGGGTTGTGGCGTCGAACGCAATTCCCGCACTGCTCGGTTTCACTCCGGTCACAGTGATCACGTCGCTTGTCCTCTCTACGTTCGCAGGTGCGTTCTGCTACGAGATCATCATGAAGGTCTGGACGCAGGAGTCGTTTCCGACACTGCTTCGGTCCACCGCTCAGGGAGTCGTCTACTCGGTCGCTCGGTTTGCGGCCGCGATTCTCGCGATCTTCACGCCGACGCTCCTGGGGATGAATGCTCGGGTGCTTTATGGCGTGCTGTCCGTCGTAGTCGGGGTCGGATTCCTCGTCGGCTATCTCGGGTTCCGCAACGTGCGTGGCACGGTGTTCGACGTTGAGGCTGAGCCCGAGTCGCTGAGTGAGACTGCGGTGCCCGCCGAAGTGTGA
- a CDS encoding LacI family DNA-binding transcriptional regulator, whose amino-acid sequence MAVRQHLLAHIHTEATPMSRSQRVTQAQVAARAGVSRTIASFVLNGRKDQRVAPATAQRVLEAAAELGYRPNVIATILRTGESGTIALISDYITTTAGANGLVKGVIDGAHSKGTLLFTTETLGDSSLEQQLIANLIDRQVDGFIYASMFTREVVVPEVLLKEPTVLLNCLDTRQRLPSVLPDEEGAGRDAADLLIKAGRADDIAFIGVLPGGAVASTQWQGTKPLALSRRLAGLTDRLSRAGGSMTMDPIDAPAWDAPTGRRAMSAVLTAGRRPTAVVCANDALALGGYQAIAEAGLRIPDDISVVSFDGSELSSWMHPELTSLTLPHLAMGRSAVRLLLAGEDSPEATMNETLLMPMPVRKGASI is encoded by the coding sequence ATGGCCGTGCGTCAACACCTGTTAGCACACATCCACACGGAGGCGACCCCGATGTCGAGATCTCAACGAGTCACCCAGGCGCAGGTCGCCGCCAGGGCGGGTGTCTCCCGCACCATCGCCTCGTTCGTCCTCAACGGTCGTAAGGACCAACGTGTTGCCCCCGCCACAGCCCAACGAGTCCTCGAGGCCGCCGCCGAGCTGGGTTACCGTCCCAATGTCATCGCGACCATCCTTCGCACGGGCGAGTCCGGCACTATTGCGCTCATCTCGGACTACATCACCACGACGGCCGGTGCTAACGGTCTGGTCAAAGGCGTCATCGACGGGGCGCATTCCAAAGGCACTCTTCTCTTCACAACAGAGACACTCGGTGACTCCAGCCTCGAGCAGCAGCTGATCGCGAATCTCATCGACCGCCAGGTGGACGGCTTCATCTACGCCTCGATGTTCACTCGTGAGGTCGTGGTGCCAGAGGTACTTCTGAAGGAGCCGACTGTTCTCCTCAACTGTCTCGACACGCGCCAGCGGCTACCCTCAGTGCTCCCCGACGAGGAAGGCGCTGGCCGTGATGCAGCCGACCTTCTCATTAAGGCCGGCCGGGCTGACGACATCGCTTTCATCGGTGTCCTCCCGGGCGGTGCGGTGGCGAGTACCCAATGGCAGGGCACCAAGCCGCTCGCCCTCAGCCGACGACTCGCGGGGCTGACGGATCGCCTCAGTCGCGCTGGCGGCTCGATGACGATGGATCCGATTGACGCTCCGGCTTGGGACGCACCGACGGGGCGGCGAGCCATGAGCGCAGTGCTCACCGCTGGGCGGAGGCCGACCGCCGTCGTATGTGCGAATGATGCGCTCGCTCTCGGCGGGTACCAGGCGATAGCCGAGGCCGGACTGCGGATCCCGGACGACATCAGCGTCGTCTCATTCGATGGCTCAGAGCTCTCGTCATGGATGCATCCGGAACTCACCTCGCTGACGCTGCCGCACTTGGCGATGGGGCGATCCGCGGTCCGTCTGCTCCTCGCGGGTGAGGATTCTCCGGAAGCCACGATGAACGAGACGCTCCTCATGCCGATGCCCGTGCGCAAGGGGGCCTCTATCTAG
- a CDS encoding thiamine-phosphate kinase has translation MGTARGAAGTGAPGADPADAVVSDLSEEALLAAFTPLLPGSDHALVGNGDDCAVLAAPDGRYAVSTDVLVEGHHFRTDWSSAREIGARAAAQNLADAAAMGARPTALVMSLVLPGTTPVAWVQDLARGLAEACAPVGAGVVGGDLSGGESLVLAVTVHGDLEGRAPVLRSGARPGNLLVHVGAPGRSLAGYELLAAGWEPEPGGPATGAAGGSGTASQPGSVSAADTARRCEDLFRAPRPPLAAGPALAGAGATAMMDVSDSLLRDAGRIARASGVLIDVDDPADPGSPLHADLLALAPVAGLLETDDDAARARARRWVLTGGEDHGMLATVPADAVGSLPQGAAVIGRVSEPGEGGPGVVVGGRPWEGSVGWDHFSA, from the coding sequence GTGGGCACCGCTCGGGGAGCCGCCGGGACCGGGGCTCCCGGAGCCGACCCCGCCGACGCCGTCGTCTCGGACCTGTCCGAGGAGGCGCTGCTCGCCGCCTTCACCCCGCTCCTGCCGGGCTCTGACCACGCCCTCGTCGGCAACGGCGACGACTGCGCCGTCCTCGCCGCCCCGGACGGGCGCTACGCCGTCAGCACGGACGTCCTGGTGGAGGGCCACCACTTCCGCACCGACTGGTCGAGCGCCCGCGAGATCGGCGCCCGCGCCGCCGCCCAGAACCTCGCAGACGCCGCCGCGATGGGCGCGAGGCCGACCGCCCTCGTCATGAGCCTCGTCCTGCCGGGCACGACCCCGGTCGCCTGGGTGCAGGACCTCGCCCGGGGGCTCGCCGAGGCCTGCGCTCCGGTCGGCGCCGGCGTCGTCGGGGGCGACCTGTCCGGCGGGGAGTCCCTCGTCCTCGCCGTCACCGTCCACGGGGACCTCGAAGGGCGCGCCCCCGTTCTGCGCTCCGGCGCGCGTCCGGGGAACCTCCTCGTCCACGTCGGCGCCCCAGGGCGCTCGCTCGCCGGCTACGAGCTGCTCGCCGCCGGCTGGGAGCCCGAGCCCGGCGGTCCTGCTACGGGTGCGGCCGGTGGAAGTGGGACGGCCTCGCAGCCTGGATCCGTGAGCGCCGCCGACACCGCGCGCCGTTGCGAGGACCTCTTCCGCGCTCCGCGGCCGCCGCTCGCGGCCGGCCCCGCGCTCGCGGGCGCCGGAGCCACCGCGATGATGGACGTCTCCGACTCGCTCCTGCGGGACGCCGGTCGCATCGCCCGCGCCTCCGGCGTCCTCATCGACGTCGACGACCCGGCCGACCCGGGCTCGCCGCTCCACGCCGACCTCCTCGCCCTCGCGCCCGTCGCCGGTCTCCTCGAGACCGACGACGACGCTGCCCGGGCGCGCGCCCGCCGCTGGGTCCTGACCGGCGGAGAGGACCACGGCATGCTCGCCACCGTCCCCGCCGACGCCGTCGGGAGCCTCCCGCAGGGCGCCGCCGTCATCGGCCGCGTCAGTGAGCCGGGGGAGGGCGGCCCTGGAGTCGTCGTCGGCGGCCGCCCCTGGGAGGGCTCCGTCGGCTGGGACCACTTCAGCGCCTGA